The genomic region CGCAGAGGGAGATCGTGCTGCCCTACctcgtcgcctccctcctcctcgtcACTCTCATCTGGCTCCTCTCCGGTAGCacccctcatctctctctctctctctctctctgtgctgcagcagcagcagcggctcCGAATTGCAGCTTCTCTGCTGCTTCCGCCACAAAATTTCATTTCAGCTGTCCGCCGCATCAAaagctttgatttttttttctttttccccctctttccAAACGCTTCATTAGATGCGGCCGCAGCTGAGACCATTTGCTCCCCTATTGATTCCTTgatgaattttcttttccttttttgaattaattttttgttaatgtTCACGACCGATGTCGATTTGGTCGATACGGAAGGTTTTGTTTGAAATGCTCTTTTGGATCGAATCCTTCGTTGCGATTTGTCGTGCATGCAACTAATTctgataatagaaaaaaattgctTCCGAATGCTAAATCTGTTCTCTTTGATGCAATTCCCGCCACCTGTTTGTTGAAAACTGGAAATGCCCGTGGAAAAAAAGAAGCAGCTACCTTTATGTGTTCTTTTGGGATCTATTAGCTATATTGTCGCAGAATTAACCCTTAATGGTCTTTAGCTGATCATACTGTAACTAATGCTTATGAAAGCAATGAATGCCTGTTCCCTGGCTGGTATTCTGATCCCTCTTGTTGGACTCGATTGGATTGAGTTTAGGGCGTTGTTCGACGATAACAAAGACCGATCGCTTGCTCATGTGCTGGTGGGCTTTTACGGGGCTTACTCACATTATTCTCGAGGGGTATTTTGCCTTCACTCCCGAGTTCTACAAGGAGAAAACTCCCCATTACCTGGCTGAAGTCTGTAAGCTCTTATCTTATCATACTTGCTTATTCCTGATTCAAACGTTGAGATGTCGCATCGAATTGCTGGAGTGTTGAGTTCTTTTCAGAATGTTTGTGATCGTGACGTAAACATCGCATTACAGGGAAGGAGTATAGCAAAAGTGACTCCAGATACGTCAGCAGGGATGCAGCAGTTGTTACTGCTGAAGGAATAACTGCTGCAATTGAGGGTCCAGCTTGCCTTCTTGCAGTGTAAGACTCTTGCCCGCTATTATTTGCATTACGCAGATTTTTTGATACTGTAGCTTTTATAGCATGTTTATTGCCTGTTG from Ananas comosus cultivar F153 unplaced genomic scaffold, ASM154086v1, whole genome shotgun sequence harbors:
- the LOC109704945 gene encoding probable 3-beta-hydroxysteroid-Delta(8),Delta(7)-isomerase, with the protein product MVSIVTDLMAVTTGKKITKPNGNHTKSEKNLTDGGQHGAGAHSRASKGTGLRMLDSPIASDVTKEPGQEGVVILITVRFREFVLTQQHPYVPRDLHLPDYVPCFLSQREIVLPYLVASLLLVTLIWLLSGRCSTITKTDRLLMCWWAFTGLTHIILEGYFAFTPEFYKEKTPHYLAEVWKEYSKSDSRYVSRDAAVVTAEGITAAIEGPACLLAV